The Streptomyces cyanogenus DNA segment CCTTCGTCAGGTCATCCGCGTCCGGAGTCTTCTCACCCGCGAGACCGGCACCGTTGTAGTCGACCGTCACGACGACGTTCTCCACCCGGGCGACGACCGTCTGCTGCTTGAAGAGGCCTTCCTTCTTCTTCAGGTCGTACCGCACCGCCGTCGCCTCCGCACCCGTGCCCGACAACGGCACGACCTTGGTGTTCTTGGCGCCGTCCACCGACTGGACGTCCTTGGACTGCCGCGTGAAGTACGTGTGCGCCTGGTCCGCACCGGAACCGCGCGTGGCATCCGAGTCGAAACGCAGCAGGGACACCGTCAGCCAGCGGAACTGCGACCCCTTCACGCCGTTGTTGTCCAGGCTGCTCCACGAGCAGGACGCACGCGTCGACGGATCGTCCGAAGTGCCCTTCTTCGCCGACTTCACACCCTTCGGGACCAGATCCTCCAGGGTCTTCTTCCCCAGCGCCCCACACGCGTCGGGAAGCTTCTGGTACGCGGCGGCCTGCACGGTCGGCGACGCACTCGCCGACGGCTGCGTACTGCCGCCACCCGCCGACTGCGTGCTCTCGGCACCGGACTTGGC contains these protein-coding regions:
- a CDS encoding DUF3558 domain-containing protein, encoding MQRADQRDDRAQPSQRAKRLRRALVCAAAVPAVLITAACSSDSGDSKAKSGAESTQSAGGGSTQPSASASPTVQAAAYQKLPDACGALGKKTLEDLVPKGVKSAKKGTSDDPSTRASCSWSSLDNNGVKGSQFRWLTVSLLRFDSDATRGSGADQAHTYFTRQSKDVQSVDGAKNTKVVPLSGTGAEATAVRYDLKKKEGLFKQQTVVARVENVVVTVDYNGAGLAGEKTPDADDLTKAAEKALKEVVASVSSANGAGGAASSPSGSSEPSKPASPSKSPSKSSSSSASPSKSAARES